The Candidatus Eisenbacteria bacterium genome has a window encoding:
- a CDS encoding DHHA1 domain-containing protein, with product MTQRLYYEDSHLREFRARVDASQDRDGGTWIALDRTAFYPGGGGQPPDRGTIDGLSVSEVEERGPEIWHRVERAPAGEHVDATIDWSRRFDHMQQHTGQHILSAAFVEVARAETRSFHLGEAVVTIDVDHAGPADALLGEVEERANEVVWEDREVLTHVVPPGEARRFPLRKPPAVEGDVRIVEVRGFDWSACGGTHVGRTGEVGLIAILGTERYKGGTRVAFVAGRRALRRLRESGDLLRRACLEFTAGESDLLRAVGSLKEERDRLQKRLKPLVRDALEREAQALLEEASRGPHGPVVARHFEGRDPEEAGQLAAMVSGRGGVALFVSGTGTPRAHFSAPAGTISVGALLGELCRRHGGRGGGRPESAQGTVPPERIDAVLREALEAVMAGTGKGSSV from the coding sequence TTGACCCAGCGCCTCTACTACGAAGATTCCCACCTCCGCGAGTTCCGCGCCCGAGTGGACGCCTCCCAGGACCGGGACGGCGGAACCTGGATCGCTCTCGACCGCACCGCGTTCTATCCCGGAGGTGGAGGGCAGCCTCCGGATCGCGGCACGATCGACGGACTCTCCGTGTCCGAGGTCGAGGAGCGCGGTCCCGAGATCTGGCACCGCGTGGAGCGTGCCCCCGCGGGGGAGCACGTGGACGCGACGATCGACTGGTCCCGCCGCTTCGACCACATGCAGCAGCACACGGGGCAGCACATCCTGTCCGCCGCGTTCGTGGAGGTCGCCCGCGCCGAGACCCGCTCGTTCCATCTCGGGGAGGCCGTGGTGACGATCGACGTGGACCACGCGGGACCCGCGGACGCGCTCCTCGGCGAGGTCGAGGAGCGCGCGAACGAGGTCGTGTGGGAAGACCGCGAGGTGCTCACGCACGTCGTCCCCCCGGGCGAGGCCCGGCGATTCCCGCTCCGAAAGCCTCCGGCGGTGGAAGGGGACGTGCGGATCGTCGAGGTGCGCGGATTCGACTGGTCGGCCTGCGGGGGAACGCACGTCGGGAGGACCGGCGAGGTCGGGCTCATCGCCATCCTCGGGACGGAGCGCTACAAGGGCGGCACCCGTGTCGCGTTCGTGGCGGGACGGCGCGCGCTCCGGCGCCTTCGCGAGTCGGGAGACCTCCTCCGGCGAGCCTGCCTCGAATTCACCGCCGGGGAGTCGGATCTCCTCCGGGCGGTCGGGAGTCTGAAAGAGGAGCGGGACCGTCTCCAGAAGAGGCTCAAGCCCCTCGTCCGGGACGCCCTCGAGCGCGAGGCCCAGGCGCTCCTCGAGGAGGCGTCGCGCGGGCCGCACGGCCCGGTCGTGGCGCGCCACTTCGAGGGCCGGGATCCCGAAGAGGCAGGGCAGCTTGCGGCGATGGTCTCGGGACGCGGCGGGGTCGCCCTCTTCGTGTCGGGAACGGGCACTCCCAGGGCGCACTTTTCCGCCCCGGCGGGTACAATATCCGTAGGCGCTCTGCTGGGTGAGCTGTGCCGGCGGCACGGCGGGCGTGGGGGCGGACGTCCGGAATCGGCTCAGGGAACGGTCCCCCCGGAACGCATCGACGCGGTCCTTCGAGAAGCGCTCGAGGCCGTGATGGCCGGAACAGGGAAGGGGTCCTCGGTATGA